A DNA window from Piliocolobus tephrosceles isolate RC106 chromosome 9, ASM277652v3, whole genome shotgun sequence contains the following coding sequences:
- the C9H10orf71 gene encoding cardiac-enriched FHL2-interacting protein: MMQGNKKCTDGFSDSSSIGSVLDDADREVSSLTDRAFRSLCLSEDTSFHDSYLAVSPDINRQAFGTFHQRTVSHTQRKSGIWSQLPSQGTEHSGWAATFRQLPKYLQGEEKYPKTSPPPTPVQRRLEVPVSGLRSSNKPVSKVSTLIKSFDRTESQRCESRPTTSKPPALKNPPKFAPLPESSVNFCFDSAFLTVRRVPAEVSNTHQKSHQPGRKQGEQESSKNPETACHSSSSFLPAADDMATSSESKFPSPHHKPATGEPGRGKGTFLHSENSAFESWNAHQPKLLERKDAAGTVPESKALKRYGDTTLLREPHPPECTVSPCQVQACCSQEENRLTAGALSTSVPWGCRDPGSQVFAVEGKAPSSQPDSQEKPAQPPWRKPKTGKKGKESLQDTSEEKTQTSRRGPPLYTKHNPQGQFPENDALDLPVEPNEHYDPPFNISKLLTPIIPSKHTLDSAENQPAEQTPSPPGQLNGYQEKEPSECQSRDSYKSKAPSLLFNLKDVRKRVKSTYSSSPLLKGLDEKTRGKVDGKQEPVSNGVILPNGLEESPPNELSKERPADDPTASHVNPQKGPTADPSEPSADSYLTLSAASTITKVPFYVNGEAAERSSYENDEVEGEMEMGPAGSGWCPDSREHRPRKHLSLRLCSRDPEPGRATEKTKTHQLANGLSRSVSQETEPEREAGLQNTHLNQKLSPGPLSPEEEDVFYSDSQSDFMPSLKGKAKFSTSSSDQSFASFDDQQKTWFTENQREDRRKDVSAGDSQKDEKENMVGKEEPQYCALSNGHACLEDCSQGEALQREGESVPGGRTRKASAEEANFRGSRIGENKGTTFSQAKDLTPSPSSASNRHMLFTIKDNTLRATPVIKPIMLPLLRTLSLEDSLSSGHKEEELPRPEWGEDPGFCAPENQDILGTSTPTNMLSTRVKCMANEVMEDPRQGSSMARMEASQPAPKGNFPSMPLVGEGDRVKPPPDAAHGLMTSNCKSGSADAGKPAAPRHIPTITLPEGDLEDQPPPWQPETCWEEQTPGFKSHFLSTPRAGPPGRRLVPGEMANSPNLSSPGESSACSPAASSIWDEASQAPGGPELLPEEPPQASPWASSSPARVTRREDLTHALMWESGSDPLLELSAEDLRTLSPRGSLLDVATSPAGTPGRLELPAQLERAASKPPAVPPKTEKALRRAKKLASKRRKTDQAQEKHSESQEGKPCPEDLEQTQQRPLCPRERLRHSFPVVRSLPPPVHRHSVSGFSEPVGRQPGGPQSLTPLPAYPATQKVLQDPQSGEYFVFDLPLQVKIKTFYDPETGKYVKVSIPSSEGASPEPTPPDALAAPYVLYPGFQPVPVTALMPLRCSSQLSAPTFLRQGPRASTARARPQSVHESGLQLASGPHGDCTPHSTGQRPHGPPQSPEEEGAEAPGLGIISTDDLEDFATEGIS; this comes from the coding sequence ATGATGCAGGGAAACAAGAAGTGCACAGATGGATTCAGTGACTCCTCCAGCATCGGCAGCGTGTTGGATGATGCAGACAGGGAAGTGAGCAGCCTCACAGACCGGGCATTCCGGAGCTTGTGCCTCTCAGAAGATACATCCTTCCATGACTCCTATCTGGCCGTGTCCCCAGATATCAACCGACAGGCGTTTGGGACTTTTCACCAGAGAACAGTGAGCCACACCCAGAGGAAAAGTGGCATCTGGAGCCAGTTACCGTCACAGGGCACGGAACATTCAGGCTGGGCAGCCACCTTCCGACAGCTACCCAAGTACCTTCAGGGAGAGGAAAAGTACCCCAAAACCAGCCCCCCACCAACGCCAGTCCAGAGGAGACTGGAGGTGCCAGTTTCTGGCCTAAGGAGCAGCAACAAGCCGGTCTCCAAAGTATCAACACTAATTAAATCTTTCGACAGGACTGAGAGCCAACGTTGTGAGAGCAGGCCCACTACCAGCAAGCCTCCGGCTCTGAAAAATCCCCCCAAATTCGCTCCTCTTCCAGAAAGCAGTGTCAACTTCTGCTttgattctgcatttctgacagtCAGGAGGGTGCCTGCTGAAGTTTCCAACACCCATCAGAAGAGCCACCAGCCAGGCAGGAAGCAGGGAGAACAGGAGTCCTCCAAGAACCCAGAAACGGCCTGTCACAGCTCCAGCAGCTTCCTCCCGGCAGCCGACGACATGGCCACCTCATCTGAGTCAAAATTCCCCTCTCCACACCACAAGCCAGCCACGGGTGAGCCTGGGAGAGGCAAAGGCACCTTTCTGCACAGTGAAAATAGTGCTTTTGAGTCATGGAATGCCCACCAACCAAAGCTGCTGGAGAGAAAGGACGCGGCTGGAACCGTCCCAGAAAGCAAAGCTCTCAAGCGCTATGGGGACACGACCTTACTAAGAGAACCCCATCCCCCTGAGTGCACAGTCTCTCCCTGCCAGGTGCAGGCCTGCTGCAGTCAGGAAGAGAACAGACTCACAGCAGGGGCTCTGTCCACATCCGTACCCTGGGGGTGCAGGGATCCAGGATCCCAGGTATTTGCTGTGGAAGGAAAAGCTCCCAGCTCACAGCCGGATTCTCAAGAGAAGCCAGCCCAGCCCCCATGGAGGAAGCCAAAGACTggcaaaaaagggaaagaaagtctACAAGATACCTCGGAAGAAAAGACACAGACCAGCAGGAGAGGCCCACCTTTGTATACAAAACACAACCCCCAGGGACAGTTTCCAGAAAATGATGCTCTTGACCTGCCTGTGGAACCCAATGAACATTATGATCCCCCCTTTAACATCAGTAAGCTCCTGACCCCCATCATACCCAGCAAGCACACCCTGGATTCAGCAGAGAACCAGCCGGCAGAGCAAACCCCATCACCCCCAGGACAGCTAAACGGATACCAAGAGAAGGAGCCCAGTGAATGTCAGTCTCGAGACAGCTACAAGTCCAAAGCCCCTAGCCTGCTGTTTAACCTCAAGGACGTGCGGAAGCGTGTTAAGAGCACATACAGTTCCTCACCTCTCTTGAAAGGGCTTGATGAGAAAACTAGAGGTAAGGTTGATGGAAAGCAAGAACCTGTGAGCAATGGTGTCATCCTACCCAATGGGCTTGAGGAAAGCCCTCCAAACGAGCTTTCTAAGGAGAGACCCGCTGATGACCCCACTGCATCACATGTCAATCCCCAGAAGGGCCCTACAGCTGACCCCAGTGAGCCCTCTGCAGACAGCTATCTAACTCTTAGCGCAGCTTCGACTATCACCAAAGTCCCCTTCTATGTTAACGGGGAGGCTGCTGAGAGGAGCAGTTACGAGAATGACGAGGTGGAAGGAGAGATGGAGATGGGTCCTGCCGGATCCGGCTGGTGTCCAGACTCCAGGGAGCACCGCCCCAGGAAACACCTCTCCCTCAGGCTTTGCAGTAGGGATCCTGAGCCTGGAAGGGCTACAGAGAAAACGAAGACCCACCAGCTAGCGAATGGGCTCTCCAGATCTGTGTCCCAAGAGACAGAACCTGAGAGGGAGGCAGGACTTCAGAACACACACTTGAACCAGAAATTATCCCCAGGGCCCCTCTCTCCTGAGGAGGAAGATGTGTTTTACAGTGACAGCCAATCCGATTTTATGCCAAGCCTCAAAGGTAAGGCCAAATTCAGCACCAGCTCTTCAGATCAATCCTTTGCCTCATTTGATGATCAGCAGAAGACGTGGTTTACTGAGAACCAGCGGGAAGACAGGAGGAAGGATGTGAGTGCAGGTGACAGTCAGAAGGATGAGAAGGAGAACATGGTGGGGAAGGAAGAGCCGCAGTACTGCGCCTTAAGCAATGGGCACGCGTGCCTGGAAGACTGCAGCCAGGGGGAAGCATTGcaaagagaaggggaaagtgTGCCTGGAGGAAGAACCAGGAAGGCATCGGCAGAGGAAGCTAATTTCAGAGGCTCTCGGATTGGGGAAAATAAGGGTACGACCTTTTCACAGGCCAAAGACCTTACTCCCTCACCATCTTCTGCTTCAAATAGGCACATGCTGTTTACCATTAAAGACAACACCCTCAGAGCCACCCCCGTAATTAAACCTATTATGCTGCCTCTCCTGAGGACCCTGTCCTTGGAGGACTCCCTCAGCAGTGGCCACAAAGAGGAGGAATTGCCAAGGCCAGAATGGGGTGAGGATCCTGGTTTCTGTGCCCCTGAAAACCAGGACATTCTTGGTACATCAACACCCACTAACATGCTGAGCACACGTGTGAAGTGCATGGCCAACGAGGTCATGGAGGACCCCAGGCAGGGGTCCAGCATGGCCAGGATGGAGGCCTCTCAGCCCGCCCCAAAGGGGAATTTCCCATCTATGCCTCTGGTGGGAGAGGGGGACAGGGTGAAGCCACCACCAGATGCTGCACATGGCCTCATGACAAGCAATTGCAAGAGCGGCTCCGCAGACGCAGGGAAGCCAGCAGCCCCACGGCACATTCCCACCATCACTTTACCCGAGGGCGACTTAGAAGACCAGCCACCCCCATGGCAGCCTGAAACCTGTTGGGAAGAGCAGACACCAGGTTTCAAGAGTCACTTTTTGTCCACACCCAGAGCAGGGCCCCCTGGCAGAAGACTGGTCCCTGGTGAGATGGCAAATTCCCCTAACCTCAGCTCCCCGGGGGAGAGCAGTGCCTGCTCCCCTGCTGCCAGCAGCATTTGGGATGAGGCTTCCCAGGCCCCTGGAGGACCAGAGCTGCTGCCCGAGGAGCCTCCTCAAGCCAGCCCCTGGGCCAGCTCCAGTCCTGCCAGGGTCACTAGGAGGGAGGACCTGACCCACGCCCTCATGTGGGAGAGTGGCTCTGACCCCCTACTTGAGCTGTCGGCAGAAGACCTCCGAACCCTCTCTCCAAGAGGTTCATTGCTGGATGTGGCTACCAGCCCAGCAGGCACCCCTGGGAGACTTGAGCTTCCTGCACAGCTAGAGAGGGCAGCAAGCAAGCCACCTGCAGTCCCACCCAAAACAGAGAAAGCCCTGCGGCGGGCGAAGAAGCTGGCAAGTAAGAGGAGGAAGACTGACCAGGCTCAAGAGAAGCACAGCGAGTCACAGGAGGGAAAACCCTGCCCAGAGGACTTGGAGCAGACACAGCAAAGGCCACTGTGCCCCAGAGAGAGGCTCCGACACAGTTTCCCTGTGGTCCGTTCCCTGCCCCCTCCCGTGCACCGCcactctgtgtctggcttctcggAGCCTGTTGGGAGGCAGCCCGGAGGCCCCCAGTCCCTCACACCCCTGCCCGCGTACCCTGCCACCCAGAAGGTCCTCCAGGATCCGCAGTCCGGGGAGTACTTTGTCTTCGACTTGCCACTCCAGGTGAAAATCAAGACCTTCTATGACCCAGAGACGGGCAAGTATGTCAAGGTCTCCATCCCATCCTCCGAGGGGGCCTCCCCAGAGCCGACCCCACCAGATGCCCTGGCCGCTCCCTATGTGCTGTACCCCGGCTTCCAGCCAGTGCCTGTGACAGCCTTGATGCCACTGCGGTGCTCCTCTCAGCTCTCCGCACCCACCTTCCTCAGGCAAGGCCCTCGTGCCTCCACGGCCCGTGCCAGGCCCCAGAGTGTCCACGAGTCTGGACTACAGCTGGCTTCAGGGCCTCATGGTGACTGCACCCCGCATTCTACAGGCCAGCGCCCTCATGGGCCTCCCCAGAGCCCAGAAGAGGAGGGTGCAGAAGCTCCAGGCCTGGGCATCATCTCCACCGACGACCTAGAGGACTTTGCCACAGAAGGCATTTCTTGA